The DNA sequence GCCGCCGGAGGTAGATTAGATGGATGCCGGATTGATCTGGAAAGAGATGGGCGCAGACCTGGCTCTGGAAGACTTACAGCTCGTCCGCGACGATGGTCTGAAAACCGCTGTCATTCTCTCCTTGTTTGTGGACCGCAGGGCCAAGGCCGACGATATCCTGCCGGACAACTCCGGTGACCGGCGCGGTTGGTGGGCGGACGCCTACCCGGATGTCATGGGGGATGAAATCGGTTCCCGTTTGTGGCTGCTCAGCCGCGAGAAATAACTCCCGTCCGTCCGGATGAGAGCCAGGGAATACGCCCAGGAAGCCCTGGACTGGATGGTGGAAGACGGCGTTGCCGAGTCCGTATCCGTTGAAACGTGGTGGGTTCGCACCGGCGTTCTTGGCTTGTTGGTCAGGATCGTTCGTCCGGATGCTCCCGCCCTTGATTATAAATTCGAGTATCTTTGGGAGAAAATGTAATGCCTTTTGACCGTCCGAGCCTCAAGGATCTGATCAATAGGAGCGTGGCCGACATCGAAAGCCGTCTTGACGGGGCCGATGCCAGCTTGCGCCGAATGCTGCTGAACATCCTGGCCAAGATGCAAGCGGGGTCCGTGCATGGTCTCTATGGCTATCTTGATTGGATTGCCTTGCAAGGGATGCCGGACACGGCAGAGACCGAACAGCTTGAGCGTTGGGCCTCCATTTGGGGCAAAAATCGCAAGTCGGCGTCAAAGGCCTCAGGCACGGCAATATTCACCGGCACAAGCGGCAGCGTGATCCCGGCCAACACCTACCTGAAGCGTAACGATGGTTTTGAATATGAAACCATGGCCGAGGCCGTAATTACCGATGGTTCGGCGATAGTGTCCATTGAGGCCGTTCAGGCTGGTGTGGAATCCAATACGTCGGTTGGAGCGGTGCTACGGTTGCCCTCGCCGGTTGCCGGTATCCAAAGTACGGCGATTGCCAGCGAGTTGGCCGGAGGCACTGACGTTGAAAGCGACGATGACTTGCGCGGCAGGTTGTTGGCGAGAATTCGTCAGGCCCCACATGGCGGAGCTACCTTCGACTATGTGCAATGGGCGTTGGATGTCCCCGGCGTAACCCGCGCGTGGGCATATCCGCGCGAGTTGGGAGACGGCACTGTGACCGTGCGAATCATGACCGACGGCCTGACCATTGATGGCATCCCGGCTGCTGAATCCGTGGCGGCGGTGCAATCCTATATAGATAATGTACGGCCCGTAACTGCCGAGGTGATAGCTGTAGCTCCCGTGGCTGTGCCCATGAATCCGCAAATCAACCTAACCCCCAACACAGCCCCCGTCAGGGCGGCGGTCACCGCCGAGCTGTCCGACCTGTTACGCCGTGAGGCCATACCGGGCGCAACTATCCTGGTCAGCCATTTGCGGGAAGCCATATCCATTGCCATGGGCGAAACAGACCATGCGTTGCAGACACCCGCAAACAACATCACCCATTCCACCGGACAAATCGCCGTACTTGGCACCATTACCTGGGGAGACCTGTAATGGCCATGACACCCGAACAATATCAGGCCCAGCTTTTGGCGCTGGCTCCGCCCGGTGCGGCCCTGCCGACTGACGCGGATAGCGTATGGTCCATGCTCCTGCTGGCCATGGCCGATGAACTGTCTCGCGTTGACGGCCGCACCGATGACCTGTTGACCGAACTCGACCCCCGGACGTCACTTGAACTATTACCCGATTGGGAACGCGTTTGCGGCCTGCCCGGGCAATGCTCCAGAGCTTCAGCAACAATTCAGGAACGCCGTGAGGCGGTCCATTTGGTTCTTACCGCCCAAGGCGGTCAGAGTCGCGCCTATTATGAAGAAGCGGCCGCCACAATCGGCGTACTCGCCGAAGTGGAAGAGTTCAGACCATTCCGGGCCGGTCATTCCTCGGCCGGTGATGCCCTGACCAATGGACCGTGGACGCATACCTGGTGCATGCGCGGCCCGAAAGAAACCATAAAGCCTTTTACCGCTGGCGGAAGTTCCGCTGGTGATCCCCTGGCCAGTTGGGGCAACAAACAGTTTGAATGTCAGATGTCACGGATTGCCCCGGCCCACACCTTGTTAATCTTTGCATACGGAGAGGACTGATGAAACGAATTGATAACGCAACAGCAACCGAGAACAATCGGTTCACCGAAGGTAATCCGGCTCAAGGGATTCCAGCCACTGTGGTCGATGCCAAATGGT is a window from the Pseudodesulfovibrio sp. JC047 genome containing:
- a CDS encoding baseplate J/gp47 family protein gives rise to the protein MPFDRPSLKDLINRSVADIESRLDGADASLRRMLLNILAKMQAGSVHGLYGYLDWIALQGMPDTAETEQLERWASIWGKNRKSASKASGTAIFTGTSGSVIPANTYLKRNDGFEYETMAEAVITDGSAIVSIEAVQAGVESNTSVGAVLRLPSPVAGIQSTAIASELAGGTDVESDDDLRGRLLARIRQAPHGGATFDYVQWALDVPGVTRAWAYPRELGDGTVTVRIMTDGLTIDGIPAAESVAAVQSYIDNVRPVTAEVIAVAPVAVPMNPQINLTPNTAPVRAAVTAELSDLLRREAIPGATILVSHLREAISIAMGETDHALQTPANNITHSTGQIAVLGTITWGDL
- a CDS encoding putative phage tail protein — protein: MAMTPEQYQAQLLALAPPGAALPTDADSVWSMLLLAMADELSRVDGRTDDLLTELDPRTSLELLPDWERVCGLPGQCSRASATIQERREAVHLVLTAQGGQSRAYYEEAAATIGVLAEVEEFRPFRAGHSSAGDALTNGPWTHTWCMRGPKETIKPFTAGGSSAGDPLASWGNKQFECQMSRIAPAHTLLIFAYGED